The window ATTGGAAGCATGTCTTCACATGGTGATTTCTTAGATTCAGATGTGGGTATGTTCAAATCGATGAGTGCTCCCATAAGTGGAGGCTTCCTGAATGTCATGGAAGTGCAAATGGCAGGTGGAGCTGCTGGTGAAGACAGAGTACAAGCTGTATGTTCGGAGGAAAATGGATGGCTATTTTGTGCAATTTTTGATGGCTTCAATGGGCGCGATGCAGCTGACTTTCTAGCTGGAACTTTATATGAGAATATTGTGTTATATCTAAATCTATCGGACTCAAGAATAAAGGATAATGATGTTAAGAATTTAGGTAGTGTTTATGCAAATGATTTCATCCAGCACTTTATAGAGGATGATAATTTCCATAAACAAACACATCTGTTGGCTAATGGTTTCAATGATCTAGGAGTTGTTCATGACCAAGAGGATGAATCCTTGTCTGATTCGTTTAGATGTGGCATAGTTAATTGCCTTCAACTAGCTCTTGCACAAGCTGAAAGTGATTTCCTGCATATGGTTGAACGAGAAATGGATGACCGACCGGATTTAGTGTCCATTGGATCTTGTGTTCTGGTTGTGTTTCTTCATGGATCAGATTTATATACACTCAGCCTAGGTGATAGTCGAGCTATACTGGCAACATCTGAACAAAAGAACATTGATACCAAGGATTTGGAAGCAATTCAGCTTATGGAATGTCACTCAGTTGATAACGAGATGGAACGTATGCGACTTCTGTCTGAGCACCCTGATGACCCTAAGACGATTGTACATGGCAAGGTGAAGGGAAAACTGAGACTAACTCGTGCATTTGGAGTAGGATATCTAAAAGAGGTAGCATCAATTGAAACTATGTGTTTCATGCTTGTAAACTGTAATTTTTATCCACTTTCAAAAATGTCATTTAGCTTTTTTTAATTATGCAGAGAAAGATGAATGATGCTTTGATGGGTATACTTCAAGTTCCAAATCTGTGCAGCCCACCGTATATCTCCACAGAACCATCTGTTAGTGTCCACAGACTGTCAGAAGGTGATCGTTTTGTGATATTAGCTAGTGATGGTCTGTTTGACTTCTTGAGCAACGACGAAGTTGTGAAGCTAGTATCTTCTTACATTTTAAGCTCCCCAGCTGGTGACCCAGCCAAGTTCCTAGTGGAGCAGCTTCTCTCAAAAGCCGCCAAAATGGCAGGTATGGTCACGCATCAGTGAAATTGCTTCCATGTTCATTGAAGTTCGATTTTTTGGTAACTGACAAAATTCTTCACTCTATGGTGTATCAAGCTACACACGAGATTATACCTATGATGATACTTCTACAAGATAAACCAACTATATTCAACCCTTTTTTATTATAGAAATTAACCTGTTCCTTTGTGGCAAGATTGAATTTTATTTTCCAGAGAACGTCCCCAGAAGTCACTAAAGTAGGCTGAAAATGAGTACTtctattataaataaattattcCATGTGTGGTTTATATGTAGAGGTTATTTCCGTGAGTATATCAGTGGACTTGAGTTCAGTAGGTTTGTTATGTAAAAGATGCAACACCTAGTAGCCATTAGATGTATTGCAATGCCTTCAGAATATTATCTAAGAAGGATCTTTTCAGTATTTACAAAGATGAAAACTACTGGTAGGCTCAATAGATGTATATATGataatctctttgggaatcaattGTTTGATCTTGGATGTTAGTGCGAGTTTAATGCTTGAGTTGCAGCCTCGAACTCtcagaaaacttgaagaacattgAACTACAAATTATTGAAATTGGAAAACCCGTGAGGTTCCCCTGTTTTAGGGCAATTCCTCTGCATGATATCCCCATCTTCCATTTGGTACTTGACAAAGTAAATGAAGGTTCTTGACCAAAGTATACCAAATGGTATGCTTTTCAAGTCACACTTTTTAACTCGATGATGGTGCATCGTGTAACCTGAGATATCAGAACGCAACAATTCTATGAGAGCTCTTCATTATTACTCTGAATATTTAATGGAATTATAAGAATA of the Musa acuminata AAA Group cultivar baxijiao chromosome BXJ2-10, Cavendish_Baxijiao_AAA, whole genome shotgun sequence genome contains:
- the LOC135625100 gene encoding probable protein phosphatase 2C 40 isoform X2, translating into MLSRIFAESDQQLNINFGYQCSVKQECSSKEFPASRSSFAFLSGAAISANATLANTNIGNGLLGMGILPNLDSPKTFHKVASLTSLSSLDVLSSSSKTNITSSIGSMSSHGDFLDSDVGMFKSMSAPISGGFLNVMEVQMAGGAAGEDRVQAVCSEENGWLFCAIFDGFNGRDAADFLAGTLYENIVLYLNLSDSRIKDNDVKNLGSVYANDFIQHFIEDDNFHKQTHLLANGFNDLGVVHDQEDESLSDSFRCGIVNCLQLALAQAESDFLHMVEREMDDRPDLVSIGSCVLVVFLHGSDLYTLSLGDSRAILATSEQKNIDTKDLEAIQLMECHSVDNEMERMRLLSEHPDDPKTIVHGKVKGKLRLTRAFGVGYLKERKMNDALMGILQVPNLCSPPYISTEPSVSVHRLSEGDRFVILASDGLFDFLSNDEVVKLVSSYILSSPAGDPAKFLVEQLLSKAAKMAVLNEYTDQPFLVREK
- the LOC135625100 gene encoding probable protein phosphatase 2C 40 isoform X1, coding for MLSRIFAESDQQLNINFGYQCSVKQECSSKEFPASRSSFAFLSGAAISANATLANTNIGNGLLGMGILPNLDSPKTFHKVASLTSLSSLDVLSSSSKTNITSSIGSMSSHGDFLDSDVGMFKSMSAPISGGFLNVMEVQMAGGAAGEDRVQAVCSEENGWLFCAIFDGFNGRDAADFLAGTLYENIVLYLNLSDSRIKDNDVKNLGSVYANDFIQHFIEDDNFHKQTHLLANGFNDLGVVHDQEDESLSDSFRCGIVNCLQLALAQAESDFLHMVEREMDDRPDLVSIGSCVLVVFLHGSDLYTLSLGDSRAILATSEQKNIDTKDLEAIQLMECHSVDNEMERMRLLSEHPDDPKTIVHGKVKGKLRLTRAFGVGYLKERKMNDALMGILQVPNLCSPPYISTEPSVSVHRLSEGDRFVILASDGLFDFLSNDEVVKLVSSYILSSPAGDPAKFLVEQLLSKAAKMAGLSLDDLLSIPAGMRRKYHDDVTVMVILLGTDSRTSTASTYL